A single Meles meles chromosome 20, mMelMel3.1 paternal haplotype, whole genome shotgun sequence DNA region contains:
- the LOC123932521 gene encoding LOW QUALITY PROTEIN: uncharacterized protein LOC123932521 (The sequence of the model RefSeq protein was modified relative to this genomic sequence to represent the inferred CDS: deleted 1 base in 1 codon): MVALEEPQSSYPKPLNTSATRVTSGPLLLWVAIMSGPAVEEGTEGWSPAPPLYEEYRPPPLDTIRLPRYALYLLLAAFLVVAVAYAIVGHLIKDLAHDLADWAFGPKPDEEDAPRELRSSLEGEDLEELELQLALAWRGDEDPAGGGDTAPAEAPAPAPRRPSIAFKDPPARSSFWRLG, from the exons ATGGTGGCCTTGGAGGAGCCCCAATCCTCTTACCCAAAGCCCCTAAATACTTCCGCAACGCGGGTCACCTCCGGGCCTCTCCTGCTCTGGGTGGCCATCATGTCAGGGCCGGCAGTCGAGGAGGGGACGGAGGGCTGGAGCCCGGCCCCTCCGCTGTATGAGGAGTACCGCCCACCACCTCTGGATACCATCCGCCTGCCCAGGTATGCGCTGTACCTGCTGCTGGCGGCGTTCCTGGTGGTGGCCGTGGCCTATGCCATTGTGGGGCATCTCATCAAGGACCTCGCCCACGACCTGGCCG ACTGGGCCTTCGGCCCGAAGCCAGATGAGGAGGACGCCCCCCGGGAGCTGCGCTCGAGCCTGGAGGGCGAGGATCTGGAGGAGCTCGAACTCCAGCTGGCCCTGGCCTGGCGGGGTGATGAGGACCCTGCC GGGGGTGGCGACACGGCCCCTGCAGAAGCCCCCGCCCCGGCTCCCCGCCGCCCTTCCATTGCCTTCAAGGACCCGCCTGCTCGGAGCTCCTTCTGGAGGCTGGGCTGA
- the DOHH gene encoding deoxyhypusine hydroxylase, producing MVTEQDVEAIGRTLADPRQPLQARFRALFTLRGLGGPGAVAWISRAFGDDSALLKHELAYCLGQMQDPRAIPVLLDVLRDTRQEPMVRHEAGEALGAIGNPGVLEVLKQFSSDPVIEVAETCQLAVRRLEWLQERGGQPAAAGPYLSVDPAPAAEERDVGRLREVLLDEARPLFERYRAMFALRDAGGEEAALALAEGLHCGSALFRHEIGYVLGQLQHEAAVPQLMATLAQQAENPMVRHECAEALGAIARPACLAALRAHTSDPERVVRESCEVALDMYEYETGSAFQYADGLEQLHATPS from the exons ATGGTGACAGAGCAGGACGTGGAGGCCATCGGCCGGACGCTGGCGGACCCCCGGCAGCCCCTGCAGGCCCGCTTCCGGGCGCTCTTCACCCTCCGCGGGCTCGGGGGCCCCGGAGCCGTCGCCTGGATCAGCCGGGCCTTTGGCGACGACTCCGCGCTGCTCAAGCATGAGCTGGCGTACTGCCTGGGCCAGATGCAGGACCCCCGGGCCATCCCCGTGCTGCTGGACGTGCTGCGGGACACCCGGCAGGAGCCCATGGTGCGCCACGAGGCGG GCGAGGCCCTGGGGGCCATCGGGAACCCCGGCGTTCTGGAGGTCCTGAAGCAGTTCTCCTCCGACCCTGTCATCGAG GTGGCGGAGACGTGCCAGCTGGCCGTCCGGCGGCTGGAGTGGCTGCAGGAGCGCGGCGGGCAGCCGGCGGCCGCGGGGCCCTACCTGTCCGTGGACCCTGCTCCTGCCGCCGAGGAACGCGACGTGGGGCGGCTGCGGGAGGTGCTGCTGGACGAGGCCCGGCCCCTCTTCGAGCGCTACCGAGCCATGTTCGCCCTGCGGGATGCCGGCGGCGAGGAGGCCGCCTTGGCGCTGGCCGAGG GCCTGCACTGCGGCAGCGCCCTCTTCCGCCACGAGATCGGCTACGTCCTGGGCCAGCTGCAGCACGAGGCGGCCGTGCCCCAGCTGATGGCGACCCTGGCCCAGCAGGCCGAGAACCCCATGGTGCGGCACGAATGCGCCGAGGCCCTGGGAGCCATCGCCCGGCCCGCCTGTCTGGCCGCCCTGCGGGCCCACACGTCCGACCCTGAGCGCGTGGTGCGGGAGAGCTGCGAGGTGGCGCTGGACATGTACGAGTATGAGACCGGGTCGGCCTTCCAGTACGCCGACGGGCTGGAGCAGCTGCACGCAACCCCCTCCTAG
- the LOC123932520 gene encoding small integral membrane protein 24-like — METLEVLLLLSALLLSPAEAQQASQYRPKPWLVGLAAVVGFLFIVFILMLVNRVWCSKKRAEDEEFAFGVESNLYYNTAPSEEGKRKRKGEIKDQKGKTAEKEGETNLGLELEHKEESRGGGKVANTAM; from the exons ATGGAGACCCTGGAGGTCCTTCTCCTACTCAGTGCCCTGCTCCTGTCACCTGCAGAGGCTCAGCAGG CCTCGCAGTATCGCCCGAAGCCCTGGCTGGTGGGCCTGGCTGCCGTCGTGGGGTTCCTGTTTATCGTCTTCATCCTCATGCTGGTTAATCGTGTCTGGTGCTCCAAAAAGAG AGCTGAGGATGAGGAGTTCGCATTCGGTGTGGAGTCCAACCTCTATTATAACACAGCCCCGAG TGAAGAAggcaagaggaagaggaaaggggagatAAAGGACCAGAAGGGCAAGACGgctgagaaagaaggagaaacgAACTTAGGGCTGGAGCTGGAGCACAAGGAGGAGTCCAGAGGTGGTGGGAAGGTCGCGAACACGGCCATGTGA